Part of the Nitrospirota bacterium genome is shown below.
ACACCACGAACCCAGAGCTCCATCTCTCCCTCATAGGCTGGTATCACTGAGATCACCTTTATCCAGCATTTCTCAGTATTTGCAAGTTTTATTGCCTGCCTCAGGGCATTTTTACTGGATTCTGAGCCATCAAAGGCAACAAGGATCTTTCTATACTTTCCCAAAACTTGGTGCCTCCACGACCTTCATCTTCTTTTTAGCCTTCCACATACTACCAAGAATAATAACCGCTCCAACTATTAATGCAATACACATGGATATGAAACTTGCCTTTGTTAAGATATCTATAGTCTCCTTATTTATAGATAAAACACCGAGTTCTGTCAAGTATTTCGGGATTGCAAGCCCTCTACTTACCGCAACGATCAGCATGATGATGCCCATGACAACCTTTATCATGTGTTCCTTGACATAGGTTGTTCCGATTGCACCGAGCTGGACTCCTAACAGGGAGCCTGCAAGGATGATCAATGTCAATCTTATATCGATCATTCCATTCAATGCCCACTTAACAGAACCTCCAAATCCCATAACAAAGGCTATAACAAGTTCTGTAGCACTTGCGACGAGGCTCGATGCACCTACTACATAAATCATACCAGGGACACCGATAAATCCACCAACCGCAATGGTTGCTGCAAGCATACCTGTTGCAAAACCCACTGGAATCGTGAGCCAGAGGGATATCCTGACATTGGCTGTCTTGAAATATATCATAGGAGGGATATTAATCTTCTGGAGTTTAAGAGCCAGTTTAGAGGGCTTCTCTTCACCACCTGACTTTGTGATCTTCCATGCATCATAAAATACAT
Proteins encoded:
- a CDS encoding sulfite exporter TauE/SafE family protein, which gives rise to MNDVTQEALKFIDLNLLTFLFLFIVGFIGGMVSGFIGSGGAFVLTPGMMSLGVPGTVAVASNMCHKFPKALVGAYKRFKYGQVDIKLGLVMAASATIGVQLGIRIQEYILSKWGQAGSNLYVSLAFVVVLITVGGYVFYDAWKITKSGGEEKPSKLALKLQKINIPPMIYFKTANVRISLWLTIPVGFATGMLAATIAVGGFIGVPGMIYVVGASSLVASATELVIAFVMGFGGSVKWALNGMIDIRLTLIILAGSLLGVQLGAIGTTYVKEHMIKVVMGIIMLIVAVSRGLAIPKYLTELGVLSINKETIDILTKASFISMCIALIVGAVIILGSMWKAKKKMKVVEAPSFGKV